Within the Streptomyces sp. R41 genome, the region GCCCAGGCAGCACGTGGTCGCCGCGAAGCAGTCGATCGCAGCCTCGGCCGAATCGTGTGGCGGGCAGGGCTTCCCGAACTTCTGCTCGTACCAGAGATGGACGCGCGCCTCGTTACGGATCTCCACCTCGGCCGACAGGTCGTCGAACACCTCTCGCCCTGCCTTGATCACCTCATCCTCTGCCGTCCAGGACAGGTCGATGTTGTCGAAGTAGAAGAGGTCGTAGTCCTTGATGCCGGTGGCCGGTGGCCTGTCGGTGACCACGTTCCACACCGTTTGGAAGAGACACCCCGCTGTCACGTACCAGCCGGGCAAGGCCATCGTCGCTGCCCTGCCCAGCACCTCCGTCAATACCTCGTTGCGGGAGAGCACAGTCCGCAAGACGCCAAGCTGCTCATCGAGAGGAAGTCGACCAAACATCGGTCCTGCGTATCACGCATGCCGGGATGCACGAAGCGAGTTGACGCCAAGCGGAGGCGTCGAAGCGGCGGCGAACGGGCGGGGGTATGACCCTGTGAAGGCGCCATAACAGACCGCTCTGTCTTGGCAGCTCAGGTCCTGCCACGGTTCCAGGGGTCGCCAGAGGCTCGGCGAAGCGTGTAGCGCCTTGTCCTGCTTCTTCATGAAGTGGGGCGCTTGCGCGCCTCTGCCTCGACCTACCGTTGTACGTAAGGGACTTTCCACTGTGCGGCCCCTTCGGGGCCGTCCTCGATGTTGACGCGCTTCGGACGGTGGCGCTTTCCGGCCGCCCCTTGCCGCTTTCTCCTTCGCCCTTGCCCCAAAGGCTTCGCTCTGTCGGTCCCGCCAGGGGCCGCCCTGTCCTTGCCCCTGGTGCCCTCCGCTTCCCCTTCCTTCGGCTCGCCACTGTCTCCAGAGAGATAGAGAAGAACAGCACGAACTACCAGGTCAGAAGCGTGCCACTACACGTCTCGCGTGCAGTGGCACCCCCGATCGACACGTACTGCGTGCATCTCGCTCGCCCCACCTGTACGTCTCACGTGTCGGCCCTACGGACGCCAGCGCCTCGCCGGATACACGCGGTGCTCTTCACAGAACTTGTCTCCATTGCCCTTCTGCACACGACACTCCGTAAGGACAAGGCACCGCCGGTTCGACTCGGGCTCGACGAAACCCCACCCCTTGGCCCTACGGATGTGGTTGTTCAGCGCGTTGACCGACAAGGACTTGCCGTTCTTGTCGGCGAGCACCTCGTTCAGCTTCCCCTTGGGGAACTCCGCGTGCCCGATCTGGTTCGCCCACCCCATGGCCGCGTACTCGACACGGTGGGCGTAGTCGAAGCGCGGCTCCCTGGCCCGACGCTTGTACTCCTCCTGAGAAACGGCGATGTAGTCACCCTCGAACTGGATCGGCGTACGCCCCACAGGCAGCCCCTTCGTCCACGGCGCCGTGAGCGCCGGTAGGTCCCCGTCGAAGCGGGGGTCATGGGCTCCCTTCTGGTAGGCGTGCGCCTGATCAGCCGAGGTGGAAGGTGTATAGAGGCACAGCGGTACCCAACATGTCGGACTCCGCCGGCACTCCCGAGGTTGCGATGACGCCCGTCACAGCGATCCGAGCACGGGAAGGGCCCTGTGATCGAGCCCTGCTCGTTTCGACCCTGGTCCTAGCCGTGCGTCGCCGTGAACTGCCGTACCCGATCGCTGAAGTCCCGGGGGAACTCGATCTCGATGCGGCCGATCCTCTGACGCATCTTTCCCTCGTCGAGGGTCACGAGAGGCTTGCCGCCGATGTAAGCAACCGGGACGTCGTCGATGTGCACGGTCACCCTCAGCCCGGCGGAACGGAGTTCCTTGCCCTTCTCCTCATCGGTGGAGAGTTGCGCCCAACGCTGCCGGTACGTCTGGCCGGTCGGGATCTCTTCCCAGGTGTCAGGCCGGGTGGGGAGGGACATGAGCTGTTCTCGCTTCGCATCCAAGCGCGCGTACGACTCCCGATACTCCTGCTTACCGGTCTCGGAGGAGTAGAGCCCGGCTTCCCGATCCTCACGCAGTTCCGCCAGAGCGCGGGTCACTTCCTCGACGTCCTTCGTGTGGTCGACACCGGGACGGAAGACTCGACGGACGATCTCGATATCTCCTGCTACACGCAGGAACTCACCCTCGACCGTGCTCTCAAGAAGAGCCGCGCTGATGCTCTTGTTCCCCGTGCTGCACGGCTTGTGGGTGATTCTGCTGGCGCAGCGGTAGTGGGGCCAGTTGTGGCCAGGAGCGCGGTATACCGGCTCATCGCAAGCGCAGAACGCCACCCTCAGCAGTGGGGAACCTCCCGTACGGCTGCCGGACCTCTTGCTGGTGTTCTCCTCCAGCTTCTTGCTCGCGAGTTCCCAGTCCTCTTTGGAGATCAGCGGTTCAGCGCGCTGAAGCGGCAAACCGTCAGCACCAC harbors:
- a CDS encoding nucleotidyltransferase family protein; protein product: MFGRLPLDEQLGVLRTVLSRNEVLTEVLGRAATMALPGWYVTAGCLFQTVWNVVTDRPPATGIKDYDLFYFDNIDLSWTAEDEVIKAGREVFDDLSAEVEIRNEARVHLWYEQKFGKPCPPHDSAEAAIDCFAATTCCLGVRLEPTGEWRVYAPHGLSDIFNLVVRPNPVLAPQEVYEAKATRWKSQWPELTVLPWPS